TTGATGTTAAAATAGAGGGTGTGAAGAATAACTATTAGTCACCAGTGTGACGAATAGTCGGTAATACTTTTCATCACACAAGGTGCAGTATATATATTCacaaacacacacgcacacccctTGTCCTATACAAGTCTACTCTTCAAAGTTTTGCACTCGTAGTTCCAGGACAGTGCAGATAAACAAGGAAATAATCGCAGCCCTCAAGTCATTGTTTGACCGTAGAGAAGAAAGCGCACTGGAGGCCCTCAAGTCATACTACTTTGAGCATAGCGTCAGTCATGTGTTCTTACGCATCTCAAGACATTGGGAAGATAGATTATGTCCACTTCATCGGTCGGCGAGTAGTAAAAACACAAGAGCAGACAATTGACAGCCATATGCTCCGATTTAAGAATTAAGAGCCACCATCTCACCACCAAGAAACAAGACAAAGGGAGGAGACTTTAGTCTTCAGCATACCACTCACTACGTCTTCAACTAAAGGAGTAAGCATGGCTGCATTTTTCTTGCAGGTTTGTATACTACATAATAAGGGTGTACCCGGACAGATGTAGAGCACAAAATAACTAACTAGACCCATCCATACGTAGAGAGGGCTGACCCGCTGTTGGCGATGGCGTCGAGCACCGGCAATGTTGGAGAGAGCTCGTCAAATGCTCTGGCGGTTGGCCTTTGGGATGCACAGCAGTTGGAGATGATGCCGTCCGGCAGCAATGATTTGCCTTCTGCCGCTGGCCGGGAAAGGAAGCCGGTGCCTATAAATCCCTTGCTGCTTGCATCGGCGAGTTTTGGCTCCTGGACGGCATTGAATTATCTTTTCAGCAAGGAAGATCAAAAATCAGCACCAATGATCCAGCCTACTCAGGTATTTCTTGACTTGCTAGTGGGATACCCTGCAAGAAGCAGCAGCACCACAGGAAGATTGACGGTGCAGCAACCTTCTGTAGACATAGAAAATGTCGTTGATGAGCCTGCTTCACCCATGGCTTCTCTGCTTCTCAAGGGCATCACTGCCAAGGGAGACAACGCACTACATGCGGTTGCAAGCAACGGGGACAGCAAGAAATTCTTGAAGTGTGCAATCATCATCTTCAGGTGGGACCAAGACCTCCTATTTGCAGTGACTTAAAAGGGTCACACACCCTTGCATTATGCTGCCAGAGCCGGTAGATCCCAAATGGTCTCTTGTCTAATACAAGTGTACAACTTGCCGAAAGTTGCAAGAGGTTGCATGAGCTCCTGAGGAAGGAGAATGTGCTTCAGGAGACGGCCTTGCATGATGCTGTCCGCATTGGAAATGAGGATATTGTGGAGCGTATATTGAAGTCTGATTCCGACTTGGCTAATTATCCCAAAGAAGGCATTTCCCCATTGTACCTCGCAATTTCACTGCGAAGATCTACTATCACACAGACTTTACATGACAAGAGCAATGGAAATCTCTCTTATTTCGGGCCAGATGGGCAAAATGCGCTACATGCTGCGAGTATTCGAGCCAGAGGTATTTATTTTCAATCTGAGGTAATTTTATGATCTTTTCTCAAATAAATTACAtttgaaatacaaatagttacatttatattgattcactacgtaaaatttggcataagaaaacaAATATATAGGTCCTAAGGCTTGAAAAATtgcattttatgtatattttacacaatgtttttacgtttgtaattttacatgacATAAAATATTTTTATGGCGATTATATTTTTTTATGTTCTCTTTTTACGTTTGAAATGCATAAAATTACCGTCCATTGATGTTAAGATAgaaggggtgaagaataactattactCGCCTAGGGTGATGAATAGTCAGTAATACTATTCATCATACAgggtgcagtatatatatatattcatgaacacacacgcacaccccTTGTCCTGTACATGTCTTTTGCCCTACATCAAGCACCCCAGTCTACTCTCGAAAGTTTGGTGCTCCTAGTTCCACGACAATGAAGATAAACAAGGAAACAATCCCCGCTTTTTCAAGTCATTGTTTGACCGCAGAAAAGAAAGCGCACTGGATGCCCTCAACTCACACTTTTAGAGCGTAGCATCAGTCATGTGCTCTTCCGCATCTCCAGGTCATTGGGAAGATAGATTATGTCCACTTCATCGATCGACGATCGACGAGTACTAAAAACACAAAGAGCAGACAATTGATAGCTATGTGCTTCGATTTAAGAGCCACCAGCTCACCACCAAGAAACAAGACAAACGGAGGAGACTTTAGTCAGCATACCGTTCACTATCTACGTCTTTAACTAATGGAGGAGGCTTGGCTGCATTTCTTACAGGTTTTGTATACTTAAGGGTGTACCTGAatagtagtagagcacacaaactAGCTCGAGCCATACCTTGAGTAGTTCCTAAGCATAGAGTGCAATGGAGAGGGCTGACCCAATGTTGGCGATGTCGTCGAGCACAGGCGTCGTAGCTAATAGCTCGTCAAATGCTCTGGCGGTTGGTCTTTGGGATGCCCAGCAGTTGGGGGTGATGTCTTCCAGCAATGTTTCCCCTGCTGCCACTGGCGGGGACACAAAGCCGGCGCCCATAAATCCCCTGCTACTGGCATCGGCGAGTGTTGGCTCCTGGACGGCACTGAATTATCTTCTCAGCAAGGAAGACAAACAAGCATCACCAATGGTCCAGCCTACTCAGGTATTTCTTGACTTGCTCGTGGGATATCCTACCAGCAATAGCACCAAGGGAAGATTCACGGTGCAACAAGCTTCTGAAGATGTAGAAAATGTGGTTGATCAGCCTGCTTCAACCACGGCTGGTCTGCTTCTCAACGGCGTCACCGCCGAGGGGGACACCGCACTGCATGTGGTTGCCAGCCATGGGGACGACAAGAAATTCTTGAAGTGTGCAATCATCATCTTCAAAAGGGACCAAGACCTCCTGTTTGCAGTGAATAATAAGGGTGACACGCCCTTGCATTGTGCCGCCAGAGCCGGTAAGTTCCAAATGCTCTCtattcttgttgaacttgctgaAAGTTGCAACAGGTTCCACGAGTTCCTGAGAAAGGAGAATGTGCTTAAGGAGACAGCCTTGCATGATGCTGTCCGTATTGGAAATCAGGATATTGTGGAAGGTCTGTTGAAGGCTGATCCTGACTTGGCCAATTATCCTAAAGAAGGCACTTCCCCATTGTACCTAGCAATTTCACTTCAAAGATATAGTATCGCACGGACCCTACATGACAAGAGCAATGGAAATCTCTCATACAGTGGACCCCATGGCCAAAATGCGCTACATGCTGCGACTTTTCGAACCATAGgtattaattaattttattttggAAGTTAGGTATTTCAAATTACCAATTGAGTTTATATGCATAAATTATTAAACTTCGCATATATTTTTGTTGTATGCGCGTATGTTTAATAGATGATGGGAGGGATCATTCAAGACTTCCTGACACTTTTGCTATTAAGGTAGAATATAAGCAAGATCAAAACGGTCCAGTTGGTTCCGGTAGTCTATGGGGAAATATGACCGTATACCCCGATTAAGTTATATGTTCACATTTTTATtatgggtttttatcatttatgccactggttgtgtcccactactcagttttgccactaggattttcaactgctcaaaaatgtCATCGCTTCATTAGGGGCATGCTCAAAATGCCACTCGACACCATGATTGTCAGCTCAAATAtcgtttgccatgttataatgaccaaAATACCTATAGACAAACAtgtcagctctccctctatctcactacaataaagtgtggaTGCCACTTGATCCAAGGGCGTTCTTATTTTCTCTAAAATTATTTGCTTGCTTACTCCTAACAATTGGggtccacacttatcattgtgagatagagagagctGACATGCGGGTATAGGGGTAtgtttgtcatataacatggtcaacgagtTTGACCTGACAATAacgatgtctaatggcatttctgagcaaacatctaatggaacgatggcatttttgagatatctaattgcatttttgagaaAACATCTCagggaacgatggcatttttgagcagttgtaATTTCTAAtagcaaaactgagtagtgagacacaaatagtggcataaatgataaaaacccttttaTTAAGCACCCCTCCTACCCAAAAAGTGAATGTCTTGATGTTCCGTGTTAAtggaactagatgataccccgcacgttgttcGATAATGTCGTGAAAAGAAGTGCATAATTAGGTGTTATGTAAACAATGATAACTAATGAAAATAAAATGTAAGAGTATTCTTGAATTACACTTTAAAACATTAAAAAATTATGAAGCTTAAACCAAAATTATGTatacatgagaaaaaaatagaTTAAATTAAAATAGGGTCATTTCTAAAGAAAAATGTGAAGGATCAACTATATGTGTATGCTCCAAGCGCCAAACACATATTACGTGTCCATGAGAGCACAAAACTTAATGCAGAAAATCAATGATGACTTGCATGCATGGACCGGTGATGTGGCAAGGAAACGTTGCATGGATATACTAATGAAAAAATTGCAACTTATAACTTGCATGCATGACTTGCTGAAGTGGCATGGTTACATGTCTAGAAAAAAAATAGGTAGTGGGTTGTAGTGTATCTCTGATTTAAAATCCAATTAAAATGCACTAGTGCATGTTGCATGGTAGAGGATTCATACTTACATCGGGCGGATGCTAGTGGATAAGCTAGTAAGGTTGAGATAATTAGAAGTAGTGGAGATCACAATAATCTGACAGCTTATGATTATGCTAATGTGGATAAGCTAGTAACGTGGGGATAATTATATCTAAGAGTGGGGATCACAAAAATTAGATTAAATTAAAAGTGGATAAGCTAGATTAAACTATAATGGATAATCTGACGAAAATACAAAGGTGAACAAGGGTGCGCGCGCACCCACGTGAATAGTAAATTCataaaaatactagaaaaaataaaaaattctgaaatttcgcGGTATGAACCTTAGTCGATCATTCTACTCAAGTGTGAAGTTTCATGATGTAGTGACACCCGTGGTATtcttagtgaagaaaatacaaATGCGACCATACTATTCATTAAATAGTGTCTTTTAATATAGCTTCGATTAGTtttgattttgtcatttttgcccagATTACCATGGATGTGATTTCTTCATGAAACTTCATATGCGAGTATACCAGTTGACTATGTATATTACAAAAAtaaattcagatttttttaaattttctagcatttttttgaatttattattCATAAAGGGTGCCCGCGCACCCATGTTCACCAAATCCGCGTCCATAATCTGACAGCTACAATAATTATGATAATGTGGAAGCATGAATGTTGAGATAATTAGAAGTAGTGGGGATCACACTCTTAGATATATAGTATATGGTCATTACTAGTAAGATTATCTGGAAAAATTGAATTTGTCAAACTCTTTTGTTGTTGATAATCTCCTGGCTGTCATGTTGTCTCACTTACCTTGGACTAATAGACAAAATGTCATATTTTCAGGGATCACAAAACATATTTTGAACTGGAATAATAGCCTAACCACTCATGGGGACGGAGATGGGAATACACCTCTTCACTTTGCTTCAGTTTTCGAGCATCCTGATGGAGTCAGACTATTCAGACAATTATTAGAAGCTAATCCGTCACCAGTATATCAAGCAAACAACAGCGGATCATTCCCCATACATGTTGCTGCCACCATGGGTGCGAAAGATGTCCTAAACATTATACTTGAGAAGTTTCCTAGTAGTGCTGGCTTGCGCACTGCTCAAGGACGGACATTCCTTCATGTCGCCATTGAGAAAAAAAGACTGAACATAGTCTCCTTTGCTTGCCAAACTCCATCACTAAAGTGGATTTTGAATATGCAAGACAGTGATGGGAACAGTGCACTGCATTTAGCAGTCAAGAATGCAATGTTTCATAATTTATGTTCTCTATGTGGTAATATGGAAGTGGACTTAAGTTTAGCAAACAACAATAAGCAGACTCCTATTGATTTATCCAGAAGCTTGTTTCCTCGTGGACTGAATCATGTTTGGGTAATATATTTTCGCCCTTATTAATTTACAATGCTTGGCCCTTTTAAGTGAAACAAAATAATTCATGTCTAGTATCTCCATACGGTACTCATATTTCTGTTTGCTCTTTCAGAATAGTGACCAGATGATATATGTGGCACTCAACTTGGTTGGTGCTAAAAATAGTTCCGTTCTCTTGGATCATATTGTAGAAAGGGACAGTTTTCGAGTAAAACCAGAGGATGAGGTCAAAGAAGCACAGAAGATGAAAGAGGCAAGCCAAATGCTAGGCATTGGTTCAGTTTTAATAGCAACTGTATCATTCGGTGCAACTTTTGCTGTCCCTGGAGGTTTCATAGCAGATGATCATACAAATCGAGGCACACCAACACTTGCTGGAAGGTATACGTTTGATGCATTCATGATGGCAAACGCATTAGCTTTTCTTTGCTCCTCAATAGCTACTATTGCTCCAATGTTCACTGGATCTCCTTTGGTTAACTTGGTGACTCGCCAAATAAACTATTGCGCATCTATTTTCTTCATGTCGAGTTCGCTCACATGCTTGGCTACTGCTTTTGCACTGGGTGTGTGTATGGTGCTAGCTCCGGTTGCTAATGCTACTGGCATTGCGATCTGTGTACTCAGTCCTCTCGTGATGCTATATAGAAATTTTGAATACTTACTAAAGCTGGTTATTCTTGCACGGCCATTATGCCTTCGAATGGGACTATATCGTGCATTAAAACAGTTAGCAATGATGATGCTTGACATAATTGTCTTTGAACTCTGGCCTTTCGTACTTATCTTCGGTTGGGCCGCAATTGCTCGGAAGCTCCGAAACCTCTGATGACAAGAAGCATGAAATGTATGATGAGCTACGGAAGCTAAACGAAATGTCTGTGTGTTAAGCCTGTCACTAATAGTTTGTAAGCATATGTTCGCTCGGAATAGCAGTGTTACTGGAAACTTATGTGTGTTTTCTTGGCTTGTAAGTCGCTAACTTTATTTGTTTAGAGCACTTGTGCTTGTAATAAAGTAAACAATGTTTACCATGTCTTTCGAAATCTTTTTctagaaaaggaggattaccccgggCCAGTGCATCCAAATGATGCATGCAGCCCCGATGTCTTTCGAAGATTGTTGTTCGAATGGTTGTGTTTTTTTATTTGCGAAAAGTAGGGTAAAACTCCAGCCTCTACAGCAAGTGACGCACACAACCATTCCAAAGAGTCACCGGGGTCGATGCAGAGTAGAAAAGCAAAGATCTGTACGAGATCAATGGGAATAGCATGTGAACGCATGCGTGTGTCCTTTCTCTATTCTCCTCTACATATGCTAATCAAGGACGACATAATGAGTGATTTGTTTATCGTTCTAGTCCCTTTCGCACTAACCTTGCTTTTCATTGGGATGCCTACGGATAGATGTGAATTGAGGAGAGAGATCAGAGTGCACGCACATGCGTAGGCATGGTCAAATCGCGCTGAccgtacactagtgcagaaccaggctttagtcccggttcgtaatggcCTTTACTGCTGGTTCCGTAGCCCCCCTCCTttcctcctttagtaccggttcggcacgaaccggcgctaacgtgccaccacgtggcgcgaggcaggcccgggtgcgtgtaggacattagtaccggttggtaacaccaaccggtactaaatatttgggggtgttttgattttattttttattttctttaattttgtgttttcaatttaatttagtgattgttttacattataatgaattgttaaatcattaggtgaaagtaccgcagattagttttgaCTGGATGGCATGTGGATcttaagtgatcaagtaatatggatatggcatatacttgatcacttagctaggatccatccagttgaaactaatctgcggtttctttcagaAAAGGTATAATaactcatatcatcatcatcatcatcatcatattaatataaaaactcttgcatcatatcatcactaacaacagtatactagctagctaaaaatcatcatagtcgtcattaccactatttaatcatcatagtcattaccgctatctaatcaccaccaacactagcttaaagaagaaacattcacttgtaccagaagcaaagatatcatcgagttcaacatggtcatgatattataagcgttcataacaccacaaaagcaaatcactctttgagattaagttcaggacgaagaacacggacatgagaggacaagtactaagagcatgaactagctaaatcgctcctgctgctctctctcaggtaaaatagcatagaacctgtatagctctcctgattcatcatattggagcatgcagatgaacctgtatcctaatcgtgggctgcgcttctgcttgctgccccttaatacttctctgtgatcgttaacaattttgctccaatctttcactattaagtattcctcgcttttagaaatcctgaatgcacccatgtgcaatgtaggatatcttggccgtaagttaaccattgacatgccatctttagtctcgatccactcaggcacaactgtcatcaggagtccctattgaagaacattgtatagtaattaatatacttagcaatgaaagtttagcttgaaaaataacgtatgcaaaagatgcactgaggacaaatagttaaaatcttaccatctttcctaaatagatgtgaccgtagttcaatacgatcactattggtcgcacgttttgagtactaagattttcaaattcaggaaaataatttgtcttgagagcatcaagatcctcaagccatgaaacataatgatttatctcctcgcagtttagttcagccccgggacagtggacggtcctgtctaccaagcgccagacatgtttgcttgaatggaaataagttgtccatagaaattagttgtcaactatttttgaataaacaatatcgaagacataaatatggttgagaaactcacataatggtagaactggaggcgtctgcacatcgacccagatgtctctattaccttcaatatcatcttccggac
This DNA window, taken from Triticum aestivum cultivar Chinese Spring chromosome 1D, IWGSC CS RefSeq v2.1, whole genome shotgun sequence, encodes the following:
- the LOC123162820 gene encoding protein ACCELERATED CELL DEATH 6-like, giving the protein MGAKDVLNIILEKFPSSAGLRTAQGRTFLHVAIEKKRLNIVSFACQTPSLKWILNMQDSDGNSALHLAVKNAMFHNLCSLCGNMEVDLSLANNNKQTPIDLSRSLFPRGLNHVWNSDQMIYVALNLVGAKNSSVLLDHIVERDSFRVKPEDEVKEAQKMKEASQMLGIGSVLIATVSFGATFAVPGGFIADDHTNRGTPTLAGRYTFDAFMMANALAFLCSSIATIAPMFTGSPLVNLVTRQINYCASIFFMSSSLTCLATAFALGVCMVLAPVANATGIAICVLSPLVMLYRNFEYLLKLVILARPLCLRMGLYRALKQLAMMMLDIIVFELWPFVLIFGWAAIARKLRNL